A single genomic interval of Pseudomonas sp. FeN3W harbors:
- a CDS encoding DEAD/DEAH box helicase, which yields MTTSSVDPLGRFHPAVAGWFSRSFPAPTPAQAAAWPLIRAGRSTLVAAPTGSGKTLTAFLAAIDGLVQQGLAEGGLDDATRVLYVSPLKALSNDIHINLEEPLAGITVELARLGLPPLEIRTAVRTGDTPQAERNAMRKRVPHILVTTPESLYVLLGSASGREMLADVQSVIVDEIHAIAGNKRGSHLALSLERLEALCNRPLVRVGLSATQKPIDAVARFLVGVERPCEIVDIGHGRARDLALDVPPVPLEAVMSNDAWSLVYDRLAALAGEHRTTLVFVNTRRMAERTTRHLAERLGAEVVAAHHGSLAREQRLSAEQKLKRGELRVLVATASLELGIDIGDVELVCQLGSPRSISAFLQRVGRAGHQVAGVSKGRLFPSSRDDLIECAALLDAVRRGELDTLKIPDAPLDVLAQQIVAEVACREWVEEELLQLFRRAMPYAALDEATFQALLRMLAEGYTTRHGTRGAYLHRDLATRSLRGRRGGRLTALTSGGTIADNADYAVLLEPQGLNIGTVNEDFAVESLAGDVFQLGNTSYRILKIESGRVRVEDAQGMPPSIPFWLGEAPGRSDELSFAVARLRDEIDRRLAEGAPPLYAGRPNPLTEGERGQAEAAGTNDEGPGTGRVATAAQSHEAPSVGDEQASLPVPAADQAPSPPRGEGWGEGAAVGRVDLSPAIDWLTGSLGLAETAARQIAEYLARARSALGALPTQQRLVMERFFDESGGTQLVIHSPYGSRINRAWGLALRKRFCRTFNFELQAAATEDAIILSLSTSHSFALAEVWRYLHSASAEQVLIQALLDAPLFGVRWRWIATTALALPRMAGGRKVAPQLQRMKSEDLLATVFPDQVACLENIVGEREIPDHPLVRQTLDDCLHEAMDSEGWLALLRRMEGGEIELLACDLPAPSPLAMEILGARPYAFLDDAPLEERRTQAVLARRWSDPESADDLGALDPDAIAAVREEAWPEARNADEVHEALTALGCIAEAETVAQPQWGEWLAELARGGRATRMQVAHDRALWLPLERLMLLRAVYPQAPFEPHLQAPLGYDQPIEEDAALVELIRARLSGFGPLPVPLIARPLALPASAVAAALIRLESQGYVMRGRFSAGAVEDEWCERHLLARIHRYTVKRLRREIEPVERVDFMRFLADWQHLSATTRMQGREALATVVEQLEGFQAAAAAWEADLLPSRLKDYGGTWLDELCRSGRIVWTRLAGRLKASGGPVRGTPIVLLPRRQLPTWYALASDAPAPELSSRAQRVLECLQAEGALFFDELQHDAHLLRSELEDALGELVAVGLVNADSFAGLRALLAPASKRSRTARRSRGGAFIGGMDDAGRWALVRKSGAGDAEARTRAFDAEALEHIAHVLLRRYGVVCWRLLAREADWLPPWRDLLRVYHRLEARGEIRGGRFVAAVAGEQFALPEALGLLREVRKRPLSGEMLAVSAVDPLNQLGTLLPGVKVPALAANRILFRDGLPVAVLVAGKPQWLVELDEDAQREARRLLTPARR from the coding sequence ATGACCACGTCATCCGTCGATCCGCTTGGCCGTTTCCACCCCGCCGTGGCGGGCTGGTTTTCCCGCAGCTTTCCCGCACCCACGCCGGCCCAGGCGGCTGCCTGGCCGCTGATCCGTGCGGGACGCTCGACGCTGGTGGCCGCGCCCACTGGCTCGGGCAAGACCCTGACCGCCTTTCTCGCCGCCATCGACGGTCTGGTGCAGCAGGGGCTGGCCGAGGGTGGTCTGGACGACGCGACGCGGGTGCTCTACGTCTCGCCGTTGAAGGCCTTGTCCAACGACATCCATATCAATCTGGAAGAACCGCTCGCCGGGATCACTGTGGAGCTGGCGCGCCTGGGCCTGCCGCCACTGGAAATACGCACCGCGGTGCGTACCGGCGACACGCCGCAGGCCGAGCGCAACGCCATGCGCAAGCGCGTGCCGCACATCCTCGTCACCACGCCGGAATCGCTCTATGTGCTGCTTGGCTCGGCCTCGGGGCGTGAAATGCTCGCCGATGTGCAGAGCGTGATCGTCGACGAGATCCATGCCATCGCCGGCAACAAGCGCGGCAGCCATCTGGCGCTGTCGCTGGAGCGACTGGAAGCGCTCTGCAATCGGCCGCTGGTGCGGGTCGGGCTGTCGGCGACGCAGAAGCCGATCGATGCGGTGGCGCGCTTTCTGGTCGGCGTCGAGCGGCCGTGCGAGATCGTCGACATCGGCCATGGCCGCGCCCGCGACCTGGCGCTGGACGTGCCGCCGGTGCCGCTGGAAGCGGTGATGAGCAACGATGCCTGGTCACTGGTGTATGACCGCCTCGCGGCACTGGCTGGCGAACACCGCACCACGCTGGTGTTCGTCAACACGCGGCGCATGGCCGAGCGCACCACCCGGCATCTGGCCGAGCGGCTGGGCGCAGAGGTGGTCGCCGCGCATCACGGCAGCCTGGCCCGCGAGCAGCGGCTGAGCGCCGAGCAGAAGCTCAAGCGCGGCGAGCTGCGGGTGCTGGTGGCCACTGCCTCGCTGGAGCTGGGCATCGACATCGGTGATGTCGAGCTGGTCTGCCAGTTGGGGTCGCCACGCTCGATTTCGGCGTTTCTGCAGCGGGTCGGGCGGGCCGGGCACCAGGTCGCCGGGGTCTCCAAGGGGCGGCTGTTTCCCAGCTCCCGCGACGACCTGATCGAATGCGCCGCGCTCCTCGACGCGGTGCGCCGCGGTGAACTGGATACGTTGAAGATCCCGGATGCACCGCTGGACGTGCTAGCACAGCAGATCGTCGCGGAGGTGGCCTGTCGTGAGTGGGTCGAGGAGGAGCTGTTGCAGCTGTTTCGCCGCGCGATGCCCTATGCCGCGCTCGACGAAGCGACCTTCCAGGCACTGCTGCGGATGCTCGCCGAGGGCTACACCACCCGCCATGGCACCCGCGGCGCCTACTTGCACCGTGATCTCGCGACGCGCAGCCTGCGTGGCCGACGCGGTGGTCGGCTGACCGCACTGACCTCCGGCGGCACCATCGCCGACAACGCCGACTATGCCGTGCTGCTGGAACCGCAGGGGCTGAACATCGGCACGGTGAATGAGGACTTCGCGGTGGAGAGCCTGGCCGGCGACGTGTTCCAGCTGGGCAACACGTCGTATCGCATCCTCAAGATCGAATCCGGGCGGGTGCGTGTCGAGGACGCCCAGGGCATGCCGCCGAGCATTCCCTTCTGGCTGGGCGAGGCACCGGGGCGCAGCGACGAGCTGTCCTTCGCCGTGGCGCGGCTGCGTGACGAGATCGATCGGCGGTTGGCTGAAGGTGCTCCTCCCCTCTACGCCGGGCGCCCCAACCCTCTCACCGAGGGGGAGAGGGGGCAGGCCGAGGCTGCTGGAACGAATGACGAAGGGCCGGGCACCGGAAGGGTTGCGACTGCTGCTCAAAGCCACGAAGCCCCAAGCGTCGGTGATGAACAAGCGTCCCTGCCTGTCCCAGCCGCGGACCAGGCTCCCTCTCCCCCGCGGGGAGAGGGCTGGGGTGAGGGGGCGGCGGTGGGCAGGGTGGACCTGTCGCCCGCCATCGACTGGCTGACCGGCAGCCTCGGCCTGGCGGAAACCGCCGCCCGGCAGATCGCCGAATACCTGGCGCGTGCCCGCTCCGCACTAGGGGCCTTGCCGACTCAGCAGCGGCTGGTGATGGAGCGTTTCTTCGACGAGTCCGGCGGCACCCAGCTGGTCATTCACTCGCCCTATGGCAGCCGCATCAATCGCGCCTGGGGGCTGGCGCTGCGCAAGCGCTTCTGTCGCACCTTCAACTTCGAACTGCAGGCGGCGGCCACCGAAGACGCCATCATTCTTTCGCTGTCCACCAGTCACAGCTTTGCGCTGGCGGAAGTCTGGCGCTACCTGCATTCGGCCAGCGCCGAGCAGGTGCTGATTCAGGCACTACTGGATGCGCCGCTGTTCGGCGTGCGCTGGCGCTGGATCGCTACCACGGCACTGGCGCTGCCGCGCATGGCTGGTGGGCGCAAGGTCGCGCCGCAACTGCAGCGAATGAAGAGCGAGGATCTATTGGCCACGGTGTTCCCCGACCAGGTCGCCTGCCTGGAAAACATCGTCGGCGAGCGCGAGATTCCCGATCATCCGCTGGTGCGCCAGACCCTCGACGACTGCCTGCACGAGGCCATGGACAGCGAAGGCTGGCTCGCGCTGCTGCGGCGCATGGAAGGCGGCGAGATCGAGCTGCTGGCGTGCGATCTGCCGGCACCGTCGCCGCTGGCCATGGAGATTCTCGGCGCGCGGCCTTATGCCTTTCTCGACGATGCACCGCTGGAAGAGCGGCGCACCCAGGCGGTACTCGCGCGGCGCTGGAGCGATCCGGAGTCGGCTGACGATCTGGGTGCGCTGGACCCGGATGCGATCGCCGCCGTGCGTGAGGAGGCCTGGCCCGAGGCGCGCAATGCCGACGAGGTGCACGAGGCGCTGACGGCGCTCGGTTGCATTGCCGAAGCCGAGACCGTCGCGCAGCCGCAATGGGGCGAATGGCTGGCCGAGCTGGCCCGTGGCGGCCGCGCGACGCGCATGCAGGTGGCGCACGACCGCGCCCTGTGGCTGCCGCTCGAGCGCCTGATGCTGCTGCGCGCGGTCTATCCGCAAGCCCCGTTCGAGCCGCACCTGCAGGCGCCTCTCGGCTACGACCAGCCGATCGAGGAAGATGCCGCACTGGTCGAGTTGATCCGCGCCCGGCTGAGTGGCTTCGGCCCGCTGCCGGTGCCGTTGATCGCGCGGCCGCTGGCATTGCCGGCTTCTGCCGTCGCGGCGGCGCTGATCCGTCTGGAAAGTCAGGGTTACGTGATGCGCGGGCGCTTCAGCGCTGGCGCAGTGGAGGACGAGTGGTGCGAGCGGCATCTGCTGGCGCGTATCCACCGCTACACGGTCAAGCGCCTGCGGCGGGAGATCGAGCCGGTCGAGCGTGTCGATTTCATGCGCTTTCTTGCTGACTGGCAGCATCTGTCCGCGACTACGCGCATGCAGGGGCGCGAGGCGCTGGCCACGGTCGTCGAGCAGCTGGAGGGCTTTCAGGCCGCCGCCGCGGCGTGGGAAGCCGATCTCTTGCCGTCGCGCCTGAAGGACTATGGCGGAACCTGGCTGGACGAGCTGTGCCGCTCCGGTCGCATTGTCTGGACGCGGCTGGCCGGGCGCCTCAAGGCCAGCGGCGGGCCGGTGCGCGGCACACCGATCGTGCTGCTGCCGCGGCGTCAGTTACCGACCTGGTATGCGCTGGCCAGCGACGCGCCGGCGCCGGAACTGTCTTCACGGGCACAGCGGGTGCTCGAATGCCTGCAAGCCGAGGGCGCGCTGTTCTTCGACGAGCTGCAGCACGACGCGCATCTGCTGCGCAGCGAGCTGGAAGATGCCCTTGGCGAGCTGGTGGCGGTGGGTTTGGTGAACGCCGACAGCTTCGCCGGTCTGCGCGCATTGCTGGCGCCGGCGAGCAAGCGCTCGCGCACGGCCCGGCGAAGCCGAGGTGGTGCCTTTATCGGCGGCATGGACGACGCCGGTCGCTGGGCGCTGGTGCGCAAGTCTGGAGCGGGCGACGCGGAGGCAAGAACACGGGCGTTCGATGCCGAGGCGCTGGAACACATCGCCCATGTGCTGCTGCGCCGTTACGGCGTGGTGTGCTGGCGCCTGCTGGCACGCGAAGCGGACTGGCTGCCGCCCTGGCGCGACCTGTTGCGGGTCTACCACCGGCTGGAAGCCCGTGGCGAGATTCGCGGCGGGCGCTTTGTCGCGGCGGTGGCGGGCGAGCAGTTCGCCTTGCCGGAGGCGCTTGGCTTGCTGCGCGAGGTGCGCAAGCGACCGCTGAGCGGCGAGATGTTGGCGGTGTCCGCGGTCGATCCGCTCAATCAGCTCGGCACCCTGTTGCCGGGCGTCAAGGTGCCGGCCTTGGCGGCTAACCGGATTCTGTTTCGCGATGGGCTGCCGGTGGCTGTGCTGGTGGCGGGCAAACCGCAATGGCTGGTCGAACTGGACGAGGATGCCCAGCGCGAAGCACGCCGCCTGCTGACGCCAGCCAGGCGCTGA
- a CDS encoding SDR family oxidoreductase, producing MSDPVLLITGASSGIGAATARLAAAAGYRLALAARSEDKLQHLVDEIGPQRALAIRCDVTDYAEQQAMVRRVLDHYGQLDAVYANAGIPGSDGGFSGADPEVWKTMLLTNVYGVGLTLRCTLAALKASRGHLLLTGSAAGRFVIPGSMYSASKWAVTGIGLSVREELRGSGVRVTLIEPGMVDTPLFDEPPPYALQAEDVARAVVYALAQPAHVDVNEILIRPAPPIDS from the coding sequence ATGAGCGATCCCGTGCTGCTGATCACCGGTGCCTCGTCCGGTATCGGCGCGGCGACTGCACGCTTGGCAGCGGCGGCCGGCTACCGTTTGGCACTCGCCGCACGCTCCGAAGACAAGCTGCAGCACCTGGTCGATGAGATCGGGCCGCAGCGCGCCCTCGCCATTCGCTGCGACGTGACCGATTACGCCGAGCAGCAGGCCATGGTGCGGCGCGTGCTGGATCACTATGGCCAGCTCGATGCCGTCTACGCCAATGCCGGCATCCCCGGCAGCGACGGCGGCTTCAGCGGTGCCGATCCCGAAGTCTGGAAAACCATGCTGCTGACCAACGTCTATGGGGTCGGTCTGACCCTGCGCTGCACGCTGGCTGCGCTGAAGGCCAGCCGCGGCCATCTGCTGCTCACCGGCTCGGCGGCCGGGCGCTTCGTCATTCCCGGATCGATGTACAGCGCCAGCAAATGGGCGGTGACCGGGATAGGACTGAGCGTGCGCGAAGAACTGCGCGGCAGCGGCGTGCGGGTCACACTGATCGAGCCGGGCATGGTCGACACGCCGCTGTTCGACGAGCCGCCGCCCTACGCGCTGCAAGCGGAAGACGTTGCCCGCGCAGTGGTCTATGCCCTGGCGCAGCCGGCCCACGTCGACGTCAACGAAATCCTCATTCGCCCGGCACCGCCCATCGACAGCTAG
- the egtB gene encoding ergothioneine biosynthesis protein EgtB, translating to MGNLAEQPHSHPVLAELDLLLQRYRQVRATSEAICTPLQVEDYVIQSTPEVSPPKWHLAHVSWFFETFLLLPYLPGYRRLNEAYDYLFNSYYQTHGLPFPRARRGVLSRPGVDEIYRYRRHVDQAMGELLSNPPREQAAEIVRRVGLGLQHEQQHQELLLMDIKHILAQNPLHPVYRDDLAQARPSSPERPRWHEYAGGVHHIGHAGSDFAFDCETPRHRQFVEDFQLAERLVSNREYLSFITDGGYARPELWLSDGWDLIQQAGWNAPLYWLREDASWHEMTLGGLRPLDLEAPVCHISYYEADAFARWAGARLPSEAEWEVAAADQPLRGNFLESDYLQPVAAPPGHDSPRQLFGDAWEWTASAYLPYPGFRSLEGSLGEYNGKFMSGQMVLRGGCCATPESHVRVTYRNFFQPAMRWQFAGLRLARGL from the coding sequence ATGGGAAATCTGGCAGAGCAGCCACATTCGCATCCGGTACTCGCCGAACTCGACCTGTTGCTGCAGCGTTACCGGCAGGTTCGCGCCACCAGCGAGGCGATCTGCACGCCGCTGCAGGTCGAGGATTACGTCATCCAGAGCACGCCGGAAGTCAGCCCACCGAAATGGCACCTGGCGCACGTCAGCTGGTTTTTCGAGACTTTTCTGCTGTTGCCTTATCTACCCGGCTACCGGCGGCTGAACGAGGCCTACGACTACCTGTTCAACTCCTATTATCAGACCCATGGCCTGCCCTTTCCGCGGGCGCGGCGCGGTGTCCTCTCCCGCCCCGGCGTGGATGAGATCTATCGCTATCGCCGGCACGTCGACCAGGCGATGGGCGAACTGCTGAGCAATCCGCCGCGCGAGCAGGCCGCCGAAATCGTCCGCCGCGTCGGACTGGGTCTGCAGCACGAGCAGCAACACCAGGAACTGCTGCTGATGGACATCAAGCACATCCTCGCGCAGAACCCGCTGCATCCGGTCTATCGCGACGATCTCGCCCAGGCCAGACCCAGCAGCCCCGAGCGCCCGCGCTGGCACGAATACGCCGGCGGCGTACATCACATCGGGCATGCCGGCAGCGATTTCGCCTTCGATTGCGAAACCCCGCGACATCGCCAGTTCGTCGAGGATTTCCAGCTTGCCGAACGGCTGGTGAGCAACCGCGAGTACCTGTCGTTCATCACTGACGGCGGTTATGCCCGTCCGGAGCTATGGCTGTCGGACGGCTGGGACTTGATCCAGCAGGCCGGCTGGAACGCGCCGCTGTACTGGTTGCGCGAGGATGCCAGCTGGCACGAGATGACCCTCGGCGGCCTGCGGCCGCTGGACCTGGAAGCGCCGGTCTGCCACATCAGCTATTACGAGGCCGATGCCTTCGCACGCTGGGCCGGTGCGCGGCTGCCGAGCGAAGCCGAATGGGAAGTCGCCGCCGCCGACCAGCCGCTGCGCGGCAACTTCCTCGAAAGCGACTACCTGCAACCGGTCGCCGCGCCGCCCGGTCACGACAGCCCGAGACAGCTGTTCGGCGATGCCTGGGAATGGACCGCCAGCGCCTACCTGCCCTACCCGGGTTTCCGGTCGCTGGAGGGCAGCCTGGGGGAATACAACGGCAAATTCATGTCCGGCCAGATGGTCTTGCGTGGCGGTTGCTGCGCCACGCCGGAATCCCACGTGCGGGTCACCTACCGCAACTTCTTTCAGCCGGCCATGCGCTGGCAGTTCGCCGGGCTGCGCCTGGCCAGAGGGCTCTGA
- the egtD gene encoding L-histidine N(alpha)-methyltransferase — MALAIHFHDQLQQPHDSSLRDETLSGFAASPKWASPKFFYDRRGSELFEQICQQPEYYITRTEEQILAEAANDILDIAGPHSDLIELGSGASRKVRLLLEALHPTSYLGIDISEDFLLSSTQRLAADYPWLEVHAACTDFSNELNLPDDFSSEHPLMFFPGSSIGNFTPGEAAAFLQRLHDVLPAGGGLVIGVDLVKDRAVLEAAYNDRAHVTAAFNLNLLQRIRNELDSDIDPSRFVHRAFFNEAESRIEMHLISPDAQDVTIEGRRFHFDAGESLHTENSYKYTLESFAALADAAGFACRGQWTDPRGLFSVNYLERR; from the coding sequence ATGGCGCTGGCAATTCACTTTCACGATCAGCTGCAACAGCCACACGACTCCTCGCTGCGCGACGAAACCCTTTCCGGGTTCGCCGCGAGCCCGAAATGGGCCTCGCCGAAGTTCTTCTATGATCGCCGCGGTTCCGAGCTGTTCGAGCAGATCTGTCAGCAACCCGAGTACTACATCACCCGCACCGAGGAGCAGATTCTCGCCGAGGCGGCCAACGACATCCTCGACATCGCCGGCCCTCACAGCGACCTGATCGAGCTGGGCAGTGGCGCCAGCCGCAAGGTACGCCTGCTGCTGGAGGCGCTGCACCCGACCAGCTACCTGGGCATCGATATTTCCGAGGACTTCCTGCTCAGCAGCACCCAGCGCCTGGCGGCGGACTACCCGTGGCTGGAGGTGCATGCCGCCTGTACCGACTTTTCCAACGAGCTGAACCTGCCGGATGATTTTTCCAGCGAGCACCCGCTGATGTTCTTCCCCGGTTCGAGCATCGGCAACTTCACCCCGGGCGAGGCCGCAGCCTTTCTGCAGCGTCTGCACGATGTGCTGCCGGCCGGTGGCGGCCTGGTGATCGGCGTCGATCTGGTCAAGGACCGCGCAGTGCTGGAGGCGGCCTACAACGACCGCGCCCATGTCACCGCGGCCTTCAACCTCAATCTGCTGCAGCGCATCCGCAACGAGCTGGACAGCGACATCGACCCGTCACGCTTCGTCCATCGCGCCTTCTTCAACGAGGCCGAATCGCGCATCGAGATGCACCTGATCAGCCCCGATGCCCAGGACGTGACCATCGAAGGCCGGCGCTTCCATTTCGATGCGGGGGAAAGCCTGCACACCGAAAACTCCTACAAGTACACGCTGGAATCCTTCGCCGCCCTGGCCGATGCCGCCGGCTTCGCCTGTCGTGGCCAGTGGACCGACCCGCGCGGGCTGTTCAGCGTCAACTACCTCGAGCGACGTTGA
- a CDS encoding S8/S53 family peptidase, which produces MPARASTLFTLGLGLLSALAAFPAAAEDPIRITQLKRCGDLFAEDSLGWCLSAKGLPRGEVQLYLNGEPVAADKLQRDGEQLRLSLAPNAVRSGPLWLERDGQRSNPVWLSAGRSQVLAATPDEVARNMDDLTTYVDLVSLIIEEDHKGLEKARQLAKKYGAEVVGAIAPLNTYQLRLPVTDLTERDAMVLRLGNEEGVDAVVIEESAAENDEQETGKTRDQKRPQNREWAANRFLDAVDYYRERIPAGQRAGEEQPVRIGIIERAVDFDAAHFAEYLEPCDPRQQRTCLYARDADRPDNHGSSVAGILAAHASDARDQGFLSALDGTGPGFEVIVERNSDAGITANVAASVNLVEDGARILNWSWGIHRIGTVDVEGEPVDSLLRSGIAMSGYEELLEEFFLWLRREHPDVLVINSAGNGSAHSGRDDYRLPSSFITEQLLVVGAHERNDRKKVSVEHPDYVRKRKSSNVDMRVDITAAACTRAATHDPEQRGDVHCGTSYATPLVAGAVGAMLSVNPALEPDQVRELLRRSAMTIGRDSDFEPAEADDLTAPILPSERGYRLDDRDVGRSARLDMRKALELTVESLKNSR; this is translated from the coding sequence ATGCCAGCACGTGCCTCCACCCTGTTCACCCTCGGCCTCGGGTTATTGAGCGCCCTCGCCGCCTTTCCGGCAGCTGCAGAAGACCCCATCCGCATCACCCAGCTCAAGCGCTGCGGCGACCTCTTCGCCGAGGATTCGCTGGGCTGGTGCCTGAGCGCCAAAGGCCTGCCCCGCGGCGAGGTGCAGCTGTACCTCAACGGCGAGCCAGTGGCGGCCGACAAGCTCCAGCGCGACGGCGAGCAGCTGCGCCTGAGCCTTGCGCCGAATGCGGTGCGCAGCGGCCCGCTGTGGCTGGAACGCGACGGCCAGCGCAGCAATCCGGTCTGGCTCTCGGCCGGTCGCAGCCAGGTGCTCGCCGCCACGCCCGATGAAGTGGCGCGCAACATGGATGACCTGACCACCTATGTCGACCTGGTCAGCCTGATCATCGAGGAGGACCACAAGGGGCTGGAAAAGGCCCGCCAGCTTGCCAAGAAGTACGGCGCCGAGGTGGTCGGGGCCATCGCCCCGCTGAATACCTACCAACTGCGCTTGCCGGTGACAGACCTGACCGAACGCGACGCCATGGTGCTGCGCCTGGGCAACGAGGAAGGCGTGGATGCCGTGGTGATCGAGGAATCGGCCGCCGAGAACGACGAGCAGGAAACCGGCAAGACCAGGGATCAGAAGCGCCCGCAGAACCGCGAGTGGGCCGCCAACCGCTTCCTCGATGCGGTGGATTACTACCGCGAACGCATTCCCGCCGGCCAGCGCGCCGGGGAAGAACAGCCGGTGCGTATCGGCATCATCGAACGCGCGGTGGATTTCGATGCGGCGCATTTCGCCGAGTACCTCGAACCCTGCGATCCACGGCAGCAGCGCACCTGCCTCTACGCCCGCGACGCCGACCGGCCGGACAATCACGGCAGCAGCGTCGCCGGCATTCTCGCCGCCCATGCCAGCGATGCCCGCGACCAGGGCTTTCTCAGTGCGCTGGACGGCACCGGGCCGGGCTTCGAGGTGATCGTCGAGCGCAACTCGGACGCCGGCATCACGGCCAACGTCGCGGCCTCGGTGAATCTGGTCGAGGACGGCGCGCGCATCCTCAACTGGAGCTGGGGCATTCACCGCATCGGTACGGTGGATGTGGAAGGCGAACCGGTGGACTCGCTACTGCGTTCAGGGATAGCCATGAGCGGCTACGAGGAGCTGCTGGAGGAATTCTTCCTCTGGCTGCGCCGCGAGCATCCTGACGTGCTGGTGATCAATTCCGCCGGCAACGGCTCGGCCCACTCCGGGCGTGACGACTATCGGCTGCCCTCCTCGTTCATCACCGAGCAGCTGCTGGTGGTCGGCGCCCACGAGCGCAACGACCGGAAGAAGGTCTCGGTGGAGCATCCCGACTACGTGCGCAAGCGCAAGTCATCCAACGTCGACATGCGCGTGGACATCACCGCCGCGGCCTGCACCCGCGCCGCCACGCACGATCCCGAGCAGCGCGGCGACGTGCATTGCGGCACCTCCTATGCCACGCCGCTGGTTGCCGGTGCGGTGGGCGCGATGCTGTCGGTCAATCCCGCACTGGAGCCAGATCAGGTGCGCGAACTGCTGCGCCGCAGCGCCATGACCATCGGCCGTGATTCGGATTTCGAACCGGCCGAGGCGGATGACCTGACTGCACCGATCCTGCCGTCCGAGCGCGGCTATCGGCTGGATGATCGCGACGTCGGCCGCTCGGCGCGGCTGGACATGCGCAAGGCGCTGGAGCTGACCGTGGAAAGTCTGAAGAACTCGCGCTAG
- a CDS encoding MarR family transcriptional regulator produces MTDETVSNKSNSAGLEAFEMPLFQAMRRLQQDAEVHAKRLARYGGLSPVQLMILQVLASEGQLTASDLSWRVSLTAATLSGQIDRLEERGLLQRQRDDQDRRRQWLLLSDSGRALLQQAPALLPPEFRSRFAALAQWERHALTAALLRAAELCGDME; encoded by the coding sequence ATGACTGATGAAACAGTTTCAAACAAAAGCAATAGTGCCGGGCTGGAAGCCTTCGAGATGCCGCTGTTCCAGGCCATGCGCCGGCTGCAGCAGGACGCCGAAGTGCATGCCAAGCGGCTGGCGCGCTACGGCGGACTGAGCCCCGTGCAGTTGATGATCCTGCAGGTGCTGGCCAGCGAAGGGCAGTTGACCGCCAGTGACCTGAGCTGGCGCGTCAGCCTTACCGCAGCCACGCTTTCCGGGCAGATCGATCGGTTGGAGGAGCGCGGGCTGTTGCAGCGCCAGCGCGACGACCAGGACCGTCGCCGCCAGTGGCTGCTGCTCAGCGATAGCGGTCGTGCCTTGTTGCAACAGGCGCCGGCGCTGTTGCCACCGGAATTCCGCTCGCGTTTCGCCGCCCTTGCGCAATGGGAGCGCCACGCGCTGACCGCCGCGCTGCTGCGTGCCGCCGAGCTGTGCGGCGATATGGAGTAA